Proteins encoded in a region of the Saccharothrix ecbatanensis genome:
- a CDS encoding Gfo/Idh/MocA family protein yields MPNKLRWGVVATGGIADVVTGDLRLLPDVEVLAVSSRALPKAEAFAAKHEIPRAYGDYKDLLADPDVDVVYVATPHVQHHEVTRAALEAGKHVLCEKPATLTLPHLQDVVDLARERGLFFMEAIWSRFNPLTVKLREVVAEGAIGEIRSVRADFGFTLEHDPAHRLWNRALGGGSLFDLGIYPVSFAHMLLGEPETVAAHGSLVDGVDAEVGMLLGYPGGETALLASSLVSPLLSRAAVYGTRGLVELPGMHHAPTAILVNGVEHRAEIEGAGYVPQLREVVARVKAGEVESPSISHAESLAILRTMTKVADQVGLGYD; encoded by the coding sequence GTGCCGAACAAACTCCGCTGGGGCGTTGTCGCGACGGGCGGCATCGCCGACGTCGTCACCGGCGACCTCCGCCTGCTGCCCGATGTCGAAGTGCTCGCGGTGTCGTCCCGCGCGCTGCCCAAGGCCGAAGCGTTCGCGGCCAAGCACGAGATCCCGCGTGCCTACGGCGACTACAAGGACCTCCTCGCCGACCCGGACGTGGACGTCGTCTACGTGGCGACGCCGCACGTCCAGCACCACGAGGTGACGCGTGCGGCGTTGGAGGCGGGCAAGCACGTGCTGTGCGAGAAGCCCGCCACGCTCACGCTGCCGCACCTCCAGGACGTGGTGGACCTCGCGCGCGAGCGCGGCCTGTTCTTCATGGAGGCCATCTGGAGCCGCTTCAACCCGCTCACCGTGAAGCTCCGCGAAGTGGTCGCGGAAGGCGCGATCGGCGAGATCCGATCGGTTCGGGCCGACTTCGGGTTCACCCTCGAGCACGACCCGGCCCACCGGCTGTGGAACCGGGCCCTCGGCGGCGGCTCGCTGTTCGACCTGGGCATCTACCCGGTGTCGTTCGCCCACATGCTGCTCGGCGAACCGGAGACCGTCGCCGCGCACGGTTCCCTGGTCGACGGCGTCGACGCCGAGGTCGGGATGCTCCTCGGCTACCCCGGCGGCGAGACCGCTCTGCTGGCGTCGTCGCTGGTCAGCCCGCTGCTGTCGAGGGCGGCCGTGTACGGGACGCGTGGCCTGGTGGAGCTGCCGGGCATGCACCACGCCCCGACCGCCATCCTCGTGAACGGGGTGGAGCACCGGGCGGAGATCGAGGGCGCCGGGTACGTGCCGCAGCTGCGCGAGGTCGTCGCGCGGGTGAAGGCCGGTGAGGTGGAGAGCCCGTCGATCTCGCACGCCGAGTCGCTGGCGATCCTGCGCACCATGACCAAGGTCGCCGACCAGGTCGGCCTCGGCTACGACTAG
- a CDS encoding TetR family transcriptional regulator, which yields MTELTRALLGAAAELVAAHGSRGLRMAEVAAKAGVSRQSVYNEFRNKERLVQAVALHKTSEFLEGVRERLDSTPDPLEGLREGIRFAFDLAEQDILAKSVLSGANAEDMLPFLTTRGRPVLKLATSVFARHIRRHWPDLPDPRVHLIAETIVRMALSHLLTPGSRPIEAVVHVTEALLAAGRDG from the coding sequence GTGACGGAACTCACCCGGGCACTGCTCGGCGCGGCGGCCGAGTTGGTCGCCGCGCATGGTTCACGCGGCCTGCGCATGGCCGAGGTCGCGGCGAAGGCGGGTGTCAGCCGGCAGAGCGTCTACAACGAGTTCCGCAACAAGGAACGGCTGGTGCAGGCCGTGGCGCTGCACAAGACCTCCGAGTTCCTGGAGGGCGTGCGCGAACGGCTGGACAGCACACCGGACCCGCTGGAAGGGCTGCGGGAGGGCATCCGGTTCGCCTTCGACCTGGCGGAGCAGGACATCCTGGCGAAGTCCGTCCTGTCCGGGGCGAACGCCGAGGACATGCTGCCGTTCCTGACCACCAGGGGCCGGCCGGTGCTCAAGCTCGCCACCTCGGTGTTCGCCCGGCACATCCGGCGGCACTGGCCCGACCTGCCCGACCCGCGGGTGCACCTGATCGCCGAGACGATCGTGCGGATGGCGTTGAGCCACCTGCTCACGCCGGGCAGCCGCCCGATCGAGGCGGTCGTGCACGTGACGGAAGCGCTGCTGGCCGCGGGCCGGGACGGGTGA
- a CDS encoding HAD-IIA family hydrolase, translating into MAAQWNYLMDMDGVLVHEEHPIPGSGEFVAELTANDIPFMVLTNNSIYTQRDLRARLVRTGLDVPEAAIWTSALATAKFLDSQRPGGSAYVIGEAGLTTALHEIGYVLTDRDPDYVVLGETRTYSFTAITKAIRLVEQGAKFIATNPDATGPSREGSLPATGSIAALIERATGRAPYYVGKPNPLMMRSALRALGAHSETTLMIGDRMDTDVRAGLEAGLRTILVLTGISAESTAELYPYRPTRVLKSIADLVGHSADPFPDGI; encoded by the coding sequence ATGGCCGCTCAGTGGAACTACCTGATGGACATGGACGGCGTGCTCGTGCACGAGGAGCACCCGATCCCGGGCTCCGGCGAGTTCGTCGCCGAGCTGACCGCGAACGACATCCCGTTCATGGTGCTCACGAACAACTCCATCTACACCCAGCGCGACCTGCGCGCCCGGCTCGTCCGCACGGGCCTGGACGTGCCCGAGGCCGCGATCTGGACCTCCGCGCTGGCCACCGCGAAGTTCCTCGACTCGCAGCGGCCCGGCGGTTCGGCGTACGTGATCGGCGAGGCGGGCCTGACCACGGCGCTGCACGAGATCGGGTACGTGCTCACCGACCGCGACCCGGACTACGTGGTCCTCGGCGAGACCCGCACCTACAGCTTCACCGCGATCACGAAGGCGATCCGGCTGGTGGAGCAGGGCGCGAAGTTCATCGCGACGAACCCGGACGCCACCGGCCCGTCCCGCGAGGGCTCGCTGCCCGCCACGGGCTCGATCGCCGCGCTGATCGAACGCGCCACCGGCCGCGCGCCCTACTACGTGGGCAAGCCGAACCCGTTGATGATGAGGTCGGCGCTGCGCGCGCTCGGCGCCCACTCCGAGACGACGCTGATGATCGGCGACCGGATGGACACCGACGTGCGCGCCGGCCTGGAGGCGGGCCTGCGCACGATCCTGGTGCTCACCGGCATCTCGGCCGAGTCGACCGCCGAGCTGTACCCGTACCGGCCGACGCGGGTGCTCAAGTCCATCGCGGACCTGGTCGGTCACTCCGCCGACCCGTTCCCGGATGGGATCTGA
- a CDS encoding YccF domain-containing protein yields the protein MRIILNLIWLVLSGFWLAVGYAVAGIICCVLIVTIPWGLASFRIANYALWPFGRTVVDRPGAGGASLIGNVVWIVVAGIWLAIGHVVTGLALCVTIIGIPLGIANFKMVPVSLMPLGKEIVPAP from the coding sequence GTGAGGATCATCTTGAACCTGATCTGGCTGGTCTTGAGCGGCTTCTGGCTGGCCGTCGGGTACGCGGTCGCCGGCATCATCTGCTGCGTGCTGATCGTCACCATCCCGTGGGGGCTGGCGTCGTTCCGGATCGCGAACTACGCGCTGTGGCCGTTCGGTCGCACGGTGGTGGACCGGCCCGGCGCGGGCGGCGCGTCGCTGATCGGCAACGTGGTGTGGATCGTGGTCGCGGGCATCTGGCTCGCCATCGGCCACGTCGTCACCGGCCTGGCGCTGTGCGTGACGATCATCGGCATCCCGCTGGGCATCGCGAACTTCAAGATGGTGCCGGTGTCCCTGATGCCGCTGGGCAAGGAGATCGTCCCCGCGCCCTAG
- a CDS encoding DUF2771 family protein — MRRVLLPLSLLVLAGCAAPVDPEVTFYADGEAINVRPSQYCDLQSENCEADADAAGVLRVRPGKPVQISVPGDLAESAWSVKFTYRNGRGEPQEPLRSKLFTERDPRYAYTLVLPNPDDQLESVEVQQYGARIQSSTTGAFDFVARGTWVLSVDDRV, encoded by the coding sequence GTGCGCCGAGTTCTGCTTCCCCTGTCGCTGCTGGTCCTGGCCGGTTGCGCGGCCCCCGTCGACCCCGAGGTGACGTTCTACGCGGATGGCGAGGCGATCAACGTCAGGCCGTCGCAGTACTGCGACCTCCAGTCGGAGAACTGCGAGGCGGACGCGGACGCCGCCGGTGTGCTGCGGGTGCGGCCGGGCAAGCCGGTGCAGATCTCCGTGCCGGGTGACCTGGCGGAGAGCGCCTGGTCGGTGAAGTTCACCTACCGCAACGGGCGCGGCGAGCCGCAGGAACCGTTGCGCAGCAAGCTGTTCACCGAGCGTGACCCGAGGTACGCGTACACGCTCGTGCTGCCGAACCCCGACGACCAGTTGGAGAGCGTCGAGGTCCAGCAGTACGGCGCGCGCATCCAGTCGAGCACCACGGGCGCGTTCGACTTCGTCGCCCGTGGCACCTGGGTGTTGTCCGTGGACGACCGTGTTTGA
- a CDS encoding metallophosphoesterase, producing MDRPLFVVGDVHGHLAELTRALHASDLVDADGDWCGGDAELWFLGDFVDRGPDGIGVIEFVMRLAEQSEGRVDALIGNHEVLLLGMHRFGDRNVPGAPTPRSFARSWLLNGGMRSDQDRLTDAHIDWLTSRQVLTEVDGHLLMHSDTLAYLEWGDTIDEVNEAVWDVLKGDDLDHWWECWRKMTTRYAFRGPDGAAVADELLEVLGGREVVHGHSVIADQLGVAPEQIDGPLRYADGRVLAVDAGLYSGGPCLVVELDHDY from the coding sequence GTGGATAGACCGCTCTTCGTGGTCGGCGACGTGCACGGGCACCTCGCCGAGCTGACCCGCGCCCTGCACGCCTCGGATCTGGTCGACGCCGACGGCGACTGGTGCGGCGGGGACGCGGAGCTGTGGTTCCTCGGCGACTTCGTCGACCGGGGCCCGGACGGCATCGGCGTGATCGAGTTCGTGATGCGGCTGGCCGAGCAGAGCGAGGGCCGGGTGGACGCCCTCATCGGCAACCACGAGGTTCTGCTGCTGGGCATGCACCGGTTCGGCGACCGGAACGTTCCGGGTGCGCCGACCCCGCGCAGCTTCGCCCGCAGCTGGCTGCTCAACGGCGGCATGCGCAGCGACCAGGACCGCCTCACCGACGCCCACATCGACTGGCTGACCAGCCGTCAGGTGCTCACCGAGGTGGACGGCCACCTGCTGATGCACTCCGACACGCTCGCCTACCTGGAGTGGGGCGACACGATCGACGAGGTCAACGAGGCCGTGTGGGACGTCCTCAAGGGCGACGACCTGGACCACTGGTGGGAGTGCTGGCGGAAGATGACCACCCGCTACGCGTTCCGCGGCCCGGACGGCGCGGCGGTGGCGGACGAGCTGCTCGAAGTCCTCGGCGGCCGGGAGGTCGTGCACGGCCACAGCGTCATCGCCGACCAGCTCGGCGTGGCGCCGGAGCAGATCGACGGCCCGCTGCGGTACGCCGACGGCCGGGTGCTGGCCGTCGACGCGGGCCTCTACAGCGGCGGTCCGTGCCTGGTCGTGGAGCTGGACCACGACTACTAG
- a CDS encoding MarR family winged helix-turn-helix transcriptional regulator: MTSEHDVPADVLERFSAYARESSALTVLFHSRVAEQMGLSPTDEKCLDLAMRADGPITAGRIAELSGLSTGAVTGVIDRLERAGYVRRVRDPHDRRKVLVEVTVGDEGKFEHLFAGAQETLREVLSRFTPEERDVLERYNQILIETFRRHVIDR; encoded by the coding sequence ATGACCAGTGAGCACGACGTGCCCGCCGACGTGCTGGAGCGGTTCAGCGCCTACGCGCGCGAGAGCAGCGCGCTCACCGTCCTGTTCCACAGCCGGGTGGCCGAGCAGATGGGCCTGTCCCCGACCGACGAGAAGTGCCTGGACCTGGCGATGCGCGCGGACGGCCCGATCACGGCCGGCCGGATCGCCGAGCTGTCCGGCCTGTCCACCGGCGCGGTGACCGGCGTGATCGACCGGCTGGAACGCGCGGGGTACGTGCGGCGCGTGCGTGACCCGCACGACCGGCGGAAAGTGCTGGTAGAGGTCACGGTGGGGGACGAGGGGAAGTTCGAGCACCTCTTCGCGGGCGCCCAGGAGACCCTGCGCGAGGTGCTGTCCCGCTTCACCCCCGAGGAGCGGGACGTGCTGGAGCGGTACAACCAGATCCTCATCGAGACGTTCCGCCGGCACGTGATCGACCGCTGA
- a CDS encoding cold-shock protein produces the protein MPTGKVKWYDSEKGFGFVTQDGGEDVYVRKSALPPGVEGLKAGQRIEFGMAEGRRGPQALSVRLIDPAPSVAEARRRPAEELHGLIDDMIKLLEVKVQPDLRRGRYPERKNTKLIADVVRAVARELDP, from the coding sequence GTGCCGACCGGCAAGGTCAAGTGGTACGACTCGGAGAAGGGCTTCGGCTTCGTCACACAGGACGGTGGCGAGGACGTCTACGTGCGGAAGTCCGCGCTGCCCCCGGGTGTCGAGGGCTTGAAAGCCGGTCAGCGGATCGAGTTCGGCATGGCCGAGGGCAGGCGAGGTCCCCAGGCGCTGTCCGTGCGGCTGATCGACCCGGCGCCCTCGGTGGCGGAGGCCCGCCGCCGTCCCGCCGAGGAGCTGCACGGCCTGATCGACGACATGATCAAGCTGCTGGAGGTCAAGGTGCAGCCCGACCTGCGCCGCGGCCGTTACCCGGAGCGGAAGAACACCAAGTTGATCGCCGACGTGGTCCGCGCCGTCGCCCGGGAGCTGGACCCCTGA
- a CDS encoding glutaminyl-peptide cyclotransferase — translation MAVVLVLSAACSTAPSGPTGLEVLGTVPHDPGAFTQGLELVDGVLYEGTGLEGQSSLRRVDPRTGEVEQRVDLPETMFGEGITVVDDRIWQLTWRNGVAIERDRTTLEEVRRVTYEGEGWGLCRDGGRLVMSDGTAELTFRDPESFAETGTVGVRRDGQPLDRLNELECVDGQVWANVWHTDEVVRIDPATGLVTTTVDLSSLRPDDVPKSDVLNGIAAVPGTDEFLVTGKNWPTIFRVRFPAG, via the coding sequence ATGGCGGTCGTGTTGGTCCTGTCGGCGGCGTGCTCGACTGCGCCGAGCGGCCCGACAGGGCTCGAAGTGCTCGGCACGGTGCCGCACGACCCGGGCGCGTTCACACAGGGCCTCGAGCTGGTGGACGGGGTCCTGTACGAGGGAACGGGCCTGGAGGGGCAGTCGTCACTACGCCGGGTGGACCCCCGAACGGGTGAAGTGGAGCAGCGGGTCGACCTGCCGGAGACGATGTTCGGCGAGGGCATCACGGTGGTCGACGACCGGATCTGGCAGCTCACGTGGCGTAACGGTGTGGCCATCGAGCGGGACCGGACCACCCTCGAAGAAGTGAGGCGCGTCACCTATGAGGGTGAGGGCTGGGGGCTGTGCCGTGACGGCGGCCGGCTGGTGATGAGCGACGGGACGGCCGAGCTGACGTTCCGCGATCCCGAGTCGTTCGCCGAGACGGGCACGGTGGGCGTGCGGCGCGATGGGCAGCCGCTCGACCGGCTCAACGAGCTGGAGTGCGTCGACGGGCAGGTGTGGGCGAACGTGTGGCACACCGACGAGGTGGTGCGGATCGACCCGGCGACCGGTCTGGTGACGACCACCGTCGACCTGAGCTCGCTGCGGCCGGACGACGTGCCGAAGAGCGATGTGCTGAACGGCATCGCGGCCGTGCCGGGCACCGACGAGTTCCTGGTGACCGGCAAGAACTGGCCGACGATCTTCCGGGTGCGGTTCCCCGCCGGCTGA
- a CDS encoding HAD family hydrolase — translation MPLTVGFDLDMTLIDPRPGMAAVMDAVAAESGYPLDGAHFAANLGPPLDMIYRESGVPEADIPELIARFRALYPEVVIPATVPLPGAAQSLAVVRELGGTTIVVTGKYRANAALHLAAFDWEVDHLFGELWSTGKAEALKMHGAAVYVGDHVGDVRGAKAAGAVAVGVVSGPCSGEELAAEGADVVLPDLTAFPDWLRANASRLTAGSGTPAPR, via the coding sequence GTGCCGCTGACCGTCGGATTCGACCTCGACATGACCCTGATCGACCCCAGGCCCGGCATGGCGGCGGTGATGGACGCGGTCGCGGCGGAGAGCGGCTACCCGCTCGACGGCGCGCACTTCGCGGCGAACCTCGGCCCGCCCCTGGACATGATCTACCGCGAGTCCGGCGTGCCCGAGGCCGACATCCCGGAGCTGATCGCCCGGTTCCGCGCGCTGTACCCGGAGGTCGTCATCCCGGCCACGGTTCCCCTGCCCGGCGCGGCGCAATCGCTTGCCGTGGTGCGTGAGCTGGGCGGGACGACGATCGTGGTGACCGGCAAGTACCGGGCCAACGCCGCCCTGCACCTGGCCGCGTTCGACTGGGAGGTGGACCACCTGTTCGGCGAGCTGTGGTCGACCGGCAAGGCCGAGGCGTTGAAGATGCACGGCGCGGCCGTCTACGTCGGTGACCACGTGGGCGACGTGCGGGGTGCGAAGGCGGCCGGGGCGGTGGCCGTCGGCGTGGTGAGCGGGCCGTGCAGCGGCGAGGAGCTGGCCGCCGAGGGCGCGGACGTGGTGCTGCCGGACCTGACCGCGTTCCCGGACTGGCTGCGCGCGAACGCTTCCCGGCTCACCGCCGGGTCCGGGACTCCCGCACCGCGCTGA
- a CDS encoding MFS transporter: MRQDWGVTPPRPEDPSRRYPWEDDEYKPRTRPYPVPGQPPGQAGEPPPGHQPPPGHQPPPGRQPPPRHQPPPGRQPPPGQQPPPHDRPTDQHRNQQPRGERESARFAPPPDGDKPTVPTLPKKLTVTRVVWFRSKQLSSQALAAFRKAAHADGAKQSGLSSLTYAVMLNYAADAAMAVALANTLFFSAATGESRGKVALYLLITVAPFALVAPVIGPALDRIQHGRRVALAASCILRVFLAIAMALNFDNWGLYPAALGSMVLSKSFTVLKAAITPRVLPRDITLSKTNARMTVFGLAAGGVFGAVAAGFANLFGSPGALWCTAVLCLANAYYCLRIPSWVEVTEGEVPASLRASPKPKRQPLGRTVVVALWGNGAIRMLTGFLMLFAAFVVRAQTEGDAFMQVLLLGVIAAAAGVGSFLGNAVGARLHFGVPDQVVIGCLIAALASAILAAVLPGLVTAAAVGLIGATASSLAKVSLDAVIQDDVPDESRASAFGRSETILQLGWVFGGALGVLLPTEYWIGFTVLSVLLAVGLAQTIQTRRGTTLIPGLRGDRPLRAAPVVPRAGT; encoded by the coding sequence GTGAGGCAGGATTGGGGCGTGACACCCCCTCGGCCGGAAGACCCGTCGCGGCGGTACCCGTGGGAGGACGACGAGTACAAGCCGCGCACCCGGCCGTACCCGGTACCGGGACAGCCGCCCGGCCAAGCCGGTGAGCCGCCGCCCGGTCATCAACCACCGCCGGGCCATCAACCGCCACCGGGTCGCCAACCACCGCCGCGTCATCAACCGCCACCGGGTCGACAGCCACCGCCGGGTCAGCAACCTCCGCCGCATGACCGGCCCACGGACCAGCACCGCAACCAGCAGCCGCGCGGTGAACGGGAGTCCGCCCGTTTCGCGCCGCCGCCGGACGGTGACAAGCCGACCGTGCCGACGCTGCCGAAGAAGCTCACCGTCACCCGCGTCGTGTGGTTCCGCTCGAAGCAGCTCAGCAGCCAGGCGCTGGCCGCGTTCCGCAAGGCCGCGCACGCCGACGGCGCGAAGCAGTCCGGGCTGTCGTCACTGACCTACGCGGTGATGCTGAACTACGCGGCCGACGCGGCGATGGCGGTCGCGCTGGCCAACACCCTGTTCTTCTCCGCCGCCACCGGCGAGAGCCGCGGCAAGGTCGCCCTCTACCTGCTGATCACGGTGGCGCCGTTCGCGCTGGTCGCCCCGGTCATCGGCCCGGCGCTGGACCGGATCCAGCACGGCAGGCGGGTGGCGCTGGCGGCCTCGTGCATCCTGCGCGTGTTCCTGGCGATCGCGATGGCGCTGAACTTCGACAACTGGGGCCTGTACCCGGCGGCGCTGGGCAGCATGGTGCTGTCCAAGTCGTTCACCGTGCTCAAGGCCGCGATCACGCCGCGCGTGCTGCCACGGGACATCACGCTGTCCAAGACGAACGCCCGGATGACGGTGTTCGGCCTGGCCGCGGGTGGTGTGTTCGGCGCGGTCGCGGCGGGGTTCGCGAACCTGTTCGGGTCACCGGGCGCGCTGTGGTGCACCGCCGTGCTGTGCCTGGCGAACGCCTACTACTGCCTGCGCATCCCGTCGTGGGTGGAGGTGACCGAGGGCGAGGTGCCGGCGTCGCTGCGGGCGAGTCCGAAGCCGAAGCGGCAGCCGTTGGGCCGCACGGTCGTGGTGGCGCTGTGGGGCAACGGCGCGATCCGGATGCTGACCGGGTTCCTGATGCTGTTCGCCGCGTTCGTGGTGCGCGCCCAGACCGAGGGCGACGCGTTCATGCAGGTGCTGCTGCTGGGTGTGATCGCGGCGGCGGCCGGTGTCGGCAGTTTCCTGGGCAACGCGGTGGGCGCGCGGCTGCACTTCGGCGTGCCGGACCAGGTGGTGATCGGGTGCCTGATCGCGGCGCTGGCGTCGGCGATCCTGGCGGCCGTGCTGCCGGGCCTGGTGACGGCGGCGGCGGTCGGGCTGATCGGCGCGACGGCGAGTTCGCTGGCCAAGGTGTCGCTGGACGCGGTGATCCAGGACGACGTGCCGGACGAGTCGCGGGCGTCGGCGTTCGGCCGGTCGGAGACGATCCTCCAGCTCGGCTGGGTGTTCGGCGGGGCGCTGGGCGTGCTGCTGCCGACCGAGTACTGGATCGGGTTCACCGTGCTGTCGGTGCTGCTCGCGGTGGGGTTGGCGCAGACGATCCAGACGCGGCGCGGCACCACGCTGATCCCGGGCCTGCGCGGCGACCGCCCGCTGCGGGCCGCGCCCGTCGTGCCACGGGCGGGCACGTAG
- the moaA gene encoding GTP 3',8-cyclase MoaA: MTAVELGLPVVRGNPDTSGRPDSPLLVDRFGRIATDLRVSLTDRCNLRCTYCMPAEGLDWLPKPELLTGAELTRLIGIAVTRLGVTDIRFTGGEPLLRPDLDDVIAATAALTPRPRISMTTNGLTLARRAAGLVAAGLDRVNVSLDTLDPARFHELTRRNRLSDVFAGLAAAREAGLTPVKVNTVLMRGVNEDEAVPLLRYCLDNGYQLRFIEQMPLDPQHGWNRDDMVTAEEILAALRTGFTLTPEPGDRGGAPAERWLVDGGPAVVGVIASVTRPFCAACDRTRLTADGQVRNCLFSQSETDLRSLLRGGASDEEIAGKWRGNSWAKAAGHGINTAGFSQPDRPMSAIGG; encoded by the coding sequence GTGACAGCTGTCGAGTTGGGGCTACCCGTCGTGCGCGGCAACCCGGACACGTCCGGACGGCCGGACTCACCACTGCTGGTGGACCGGTTCGGCCGGATCGCCACCGACCTGCGCGTGTCGTTGACCGACCGGTGCAACCTGCGTTGCACATACTGCATGCCCGCCGAGGGCCTCGACTGGCTGCCGAAGCCCGAGCTCCTCACCGGAGCCGAGCTGACCAGGCTCATCGGCATCGCGGTGACCCGCCTCGGCGTGACCGACATCCGGTTCACCGGCGGCGAGCCGCTGCTCAGACCCGACCTCGACGACGTGATCGCGGCGACCGCGGCGCTGACGCCCCGACCGCGCATCTCGATGACCACGAACGGGTTGACGTTGGCGCGGCGGGCCGCCGGGCTGGTGGCCGCGGGCCTCGACCGGGTGAACGTCTCGCTGGACACCCTCGACCCGGCCCGGTTCCACGAGCTGACCAGGCGCAACCGGCTGTCGGACGTGTTCGCGGGGCTGGCCGCGGCCCGGGAGGCCGGGTTGACGCCGGTCAAGGTGAACACTGTGCTGATGCGCGGCGTGAACGAGGACGAGGCCGTGCCGCTGCTCCGGTACTGCCTGGACAACGGCTACCAGCTGCGGTTCATCGAGCAGATGCCGCTGGACCCGCAGCACGGCTGGAACCGGGACGACATGGTGACCGCCGAGGAGATCCTGGCCGCCCTGCGCACCGGTTTCACGCTGACGCCCGAGCCGGGCGACCGGGGCGGCGCGCCCGCCGAGCGGTGGCTGGTGGACGGCGGTCCGGCCGTGGTCGGCGTGATCGCGTCGGTGACCCGCCCGTTCTGCGCGGCCTGCGACCGGACCCGGCTCACCGCCGACGGCCAGGTGCGGAACTGCCTGTTCAGCCAGTCGGAGACCGATCTGCGGTCCCTGCTGCGCGGTGGCGCGTCGGACGAGGAGATCGCCGGGAAGTGGCGCGGGAACTCGTGGGCCAAGGCGGCCGGGCACGGCATCAACACGGCCGGGTTCAGCCAGCCGGACCGTCCCATGAGCGCGATCGGAGGCTGA